One Lacticaseibacillus rhamnosus genomic window carries:
- a CDS encoding AbrB/MazE/SpoVT family DNA-binding domain-containing protein, with protein MSLSHKKFLEATVTSKGQVTIPAEIRRRSGIKKNTKVRFNMMEDGTVQMRVIKGCKMEGKEELITTIQDLMDKYKTGIDYLKDK; from the coding sequence ATGTCTTTGTCCCATAAAAAGTTCTTAGAAGCAACCGTAACTAGCAAAGGTCAAGTAACGATACCTGCCGAAATTAGACGGCGGAGCGGTATAAAGAAGAATACCAAGGTTCGATTCAACATGATGGAAGATGGAACAGTGCAAATGCGTGTTATAAAGGGGTGTAAAATGGAAGGCAAAGAGGAATTAATTACCACCATCCAGGATCTTATGGACAAATATAAAACCGGCATTGACTATTTGAAGGATAAGTAA
- a CDS encoding DHH family phosphoesterase: MSTEIKQILAAFEKFETIIIHRHINPDPDAIGSQTGLTLLLRAAYPQKTIYTAGPAAPDLAWIGPQQDVPAAAYQHALVVVIDTSNRERVAGSLFERGAMVIKIDHHLEEEPLGAINWVDTNASSASEMVWLLTQHSQRLTLTQPAAAALYAGIIGDTGRFLYDLTTAQTHRAAADLLATGIDAPAIGRQEDQFPENVGRLIGWALENVHITTNGAGSLIITQSVLQQFGLQYGEEQRAVGNIGKLASIDRWVVFTERQDGKYRVELRGKTKEINTLAVRHGGGGHPLASGAVADDEAEVQAIEKELASD; the protein is encoded by the coding sequence ATGTCAACCGAAATCAAACAGATCCTTGCTGCTTTTGAAAAATTCGAGACCATTATCATTCATCGACACATCAACCCTGATCCTGATGCAATCGGCTCACAAACCGGACTGACCTTGCTACTGCGCGCGGCCTACCCGCAAAAAACCATCTACACCGCCGGACCAGCCGCACCGGATCTGGCGTGGATCGGTCCGCAGCAAGACGTCCCCGCCGCTGCGTATCAACATGCGCTAGTCGTCGTGATTGATACGTCCAATCGTGAACGCGTGGCGGGTTCGCTTTTTGAGCGCGGGGCCATGGTGATTAAAATTGACCACCATCTGGAAGAAGAACCGCTGGGCGCCATCAACTGGGTCGACACGAACGCTTCCAGTGCATCTGAAATGGTGTGGCTGCTGACTCAACACAGTCAACGCCTGACGCTCACGCAACCAGCCGCCGCAGCTCTGTATGCTGGCATTATTGGCGACACCGGCCGCTTCCTGTACGATCTGACCACCGCTCAAACCCATCGTGCCGCTGCTGACTTACTCGCCACCGGCATCGATGCTCCAGCAATCGGCCGCCAAGAAGATCAATTCCCGGAAAATGTCGGCCGCCTCATCGGTTGGGCACTTGAAAATGTCCACATCACTACAAATGGTGCCGGCTCGTTGATCATCACGCAATCCGTCCTCCAGCAGTTTGGTTTGCAATATGGCGAAGAACAGCGAGCAGTTGGCAACATCGGCAAACTCGCCAGCATTGATCGCTGGGTCGTGTTCACCGAACGCCAAGATGGCAAATATCGCGTTGAATTACGCGGAAAAACGAAAGAGATCAATACGCTTGCAGTCCGACACGGCGGCGGTGGTCATCCCTTGGCCAGTGGCGCTGTGGCTGATGATGAAGCCGAAGTTCAGGCAATTGAAAAGGAATTAGCTTCTGATTGA
- a CDS encoding alpha/beta fold hydrolase yields MEIILVQGLGQSADVWQPVQKQLRVPSRTFDVFAGLTPNDSLTLSMLNDKLARDLQKNQTPVILCGLSLGAVLTLMQLCHPATKIVGALVSAPQYSPPNRLLMKAQDVMFRFQPDSAFADLGVTKSQVRTLTDSLMQLDLRAKLATVAVPTTILYGSRDWANRGAAKRLNRLMPQSQLEVLAGGHELNITQPQAFAEAIQQVVERVK; encoded by the coding sequence ATGGAAATTATCTTAGTTCAGGGCTTAGGGCAGTCTGCCGATGTTTGGCAACCGGTTCAAAAGCAGTTACGGGTGCCCAGTCGCACGTTTGATGTATTTGCCGGACTAACGCCAAACGACTCGCTGACATTGTCGATGCTCAATGACAAACTGGCAAGGGACTTACAAAAGAATCAAACCCCGGTTATTTTGTGCGGTTTGTCTTTGGGTGCTGTTTTAACGCTAATGCAGCTTTGCCACCCAGCCACTAAAATTGTCGGGGCCTTAGTTAGCGCACCGCAGTACTCACCGCCAAACCGATTATTGATGAAGGCGCAAGATGTGATGTTCCGATTTCAACCAGATTCGGCATTCGCTGATCTAGGTGTTACCAAATCGCAAGTACGTACCTTGACTGATTCGCTGATGCAACTTGATTTAAGGGCGAAGTTGGCAACCGTTGCCGTCCCGACCACAATCTTATACGGGTCTCGCGACTGGGCTAATCGCGGTGCAGCCAAGCGCTTGAACCGGTTAATGCCGCAAAGTCAACTTGAGGTTCTAGCAGGCGGGCATGAGTTGAACATCACCCAACCCCAAGCGTTTGCGGAGGCGATACAGCAGGTGGTTGAACGGGTAAAGTGA
- a CDS encoding aldo/keto reductase, with product MQTFTLNNGVEIPALGFGVFQIPQGQTKQAVLEALNVGYRHIDTAQSYMNEAEVGEALAATKIPRDKIFLTTKIWLSNYGYEATAKSVEASLTKLQTDYLDLVLLHQPYGDVFGSFKALADLQKAGKIRAIGVSNFNSERLADIVAFQDAPVQVNQIEINPFYQREQDLMNAKARGHVLLEAWAPFAEGKDGIFSNKTLTTIGKKYGKSAAQVILRWNFERGIVSLAKSVKPERMAQNIDIFDFALTHEDKAQIATLDTNTSQFFDHNSPDSVDMFVKFLQERDI from the coding sequence ATGCAGACTTTTACATTAAACAACGGTGTCGAGATTCCCGCACTGGGCTTTGGCGTGTTCCAAATTCCGCAAGGTCAGACAAAACAGGCGGTGTTGGAAGCCTTGAATGTCGGCTATCGGCATATTGATACGGCACAGTCTTATATGAATGAAGCTGAGGTAGGGGAAGCCTTGGCCGCAACCAAGATCCCTCGTGATAAGATTTTCCTGACGACCAAGATCTGGTTAAGCAATTACGGTTACGAAGCGACTGCAAAATCCGTGGAAGCCTCACTGACAAAACTACAAACGGATTATTTGGATTTAGTACTGCTCCACCAACCCTATGGCGATGTTTTTGGCTCTTTCAAGGCTCTGGCCGATCTCCAAAAAGCGGGAAAGATTCGCGCGATTGGCGTATCAAACTTCAATAGCGAGCGTCTGGCCGATATTGTGGCTTTTCAAGATGCTCCAGTTCAAGTCAATCAAATCGAAATCAATCCCTTCTACCAACGCGAGCAAGACTTAATGAACGCCAAAGCACGCGGTCATGTTTTACTCGAAGCATGGGCACCTTTTGCTGAAGGGAAAGACGGCATTTTCTCAAATAAAACTTTAACCACCATTGGAAAAAAATATGGCAAGTCTGCGGCACAAGTCATCTTACGCTGGAACTTTGAACGCGGCATCGTCAGTCTTGCAAAATCTGTCAAACCTGAGCGCATGGCTCAAAACATTGACATTTTTGATTTTGCTTTGACCCATGAGGATAAAGCCCAAATTGCCACACTGGATACCAATACTAGTCAATTCTTTGATCACAACTCTCCTGACTCGGTAGATATGTTTGTGAAGTTTTTGCAAGAAAGAGACATCTAA
- a CDS encoding DMT family transporter translates to MQWFYLVLAGGFEVVWATFMKLSHGFTRLGFALATLAGMILSFGFLALAVKHLPLSLAYPVWTGIGAVGSIIVGVILFKDQLQPATWFFIALLVIGIIGIKVTSR, encoded by the coding sequence ATGCAGTGGTTTTATTTAGTGTTAGCAGGCGGATTTGAAGTTGTTTGGGCAACCTTTATGAAGTTATCTCACGGTTTTACGCGCTTGGGCTTTGCTTTGGCGACATTAGCCGGGATGATTCTCAGCTTTGGGTTTCTGGCATTGGCGGTGAAGCATTTACCGTTGAGTCTGGCTTATCCGGTTTGGACTGGCATTGGTGCCGTGGGATCGATTATTGTCGGGGTGATTTTATTTAAGGACCAGTTACAACCGGCGACTTGGTTTTTCATCGCCTTGTTAGTCATTGGCATCATCGGAATTAAAGTGACGAGTAGGTGA
- a CDS encoding endonuclease/exonuclease/phosphatase family protein, with protein sequence MKRLLKWVAALIGVVVLAAGGYLIYLFTTYYRLPDDQALKVKHQQSAQFKPGQTYTAMTYNIGYGSYPPSYSFFMDGGKYSRAYSQQAVRKSINGVIKTTQAQQPDIAFYQEIDPDGDRSRHVNEVEMVTNAQRQYANVYGQNYDSAYLFYPFNQPIGKAKSGILTLSKAKVDSARRYSLPVDTDFNKIIDLDRAFTATKTTVANGKQFIMVNIHMSAFTPNVKIQQAQFAKLFKYINHAYQQGNYVMVAGDYNHRLLKNTAEIFHTKDLDETWTHLFPKSKLPAGFYIPTMGLAAAKVPSVRALDQPYKPGKSFVTLIDGYILSPNIKAESVHVVSTGFQYSDHNPVVLKFQLK encoded by the coding sequence TTGAAACGACTATTGAAATGGGTAGCGGCACTTATCGGCGTGGTGGTACTGGCAGCAGGCGGTTATTTGATCTATCTTTTTACGACTTATTATCGTTTGCCAGACGATCAAGCGTTGAAGGTTAAGCATCAGCAAAGTGCGCAGTTTAAGCCCGGACAAACCTACACAGCGATGACGTACAACATCGGCTATGGCTCCTATCCGCCCAGTTATAGTTTTTTCATGGACGGCGGTAAGTATTCGCGTGCTTATAGCCAACAAGCCGTGCGGAAAAGCATCAATGGGGTGATCAAAACCACGCAGGCGCAGCAGCCGGACATCGCTTTTTATCAGGAAATTGATCCGGATGGCGATCGCTCGCGGCATGTGAATGAAGTCGAGATGGTGACGAATGCGCAACGGCAATACGCTAACGTTTACGGCCAGAATTACGATTCGGCGTATCTGTTTTACCCGTTTAATCAACCGATCGGCAAGGCCAAGTCCGGGATTCTAACCTTGAGTAAGGCCAAAGTCGATAGCGCCCGCCGCTACAGTTTACCGGTGGACACTGACTTCAATAAAATTATCGACTTGGATCGCGCGTTCACGGCAACGAAAACCACGGTGGCAAACGGTAAGCAATTCATCATGGTGAACATCCACATGTCCGCCTTCACGCCAAATGTCAAAATCCAACAGGCACAGTTTGCCAAGTTGTTTAAATATATCAATCACGCCTATCAGCAAGGCAATTACGTCATGGTAGCAGGTGATTATAACCACCGGCTCTTGAAAAATACCGCCGAAATCTTCCACACCAAGGACCTAGACGAAACCTGGACGCATCTGTTTCCTAAGTCAAAGTTACCAGCCGGCTTTTATATCCCGACAATGGGACTGGCAGCGGCAAAGGTACCATCAGTACGCGCGTTGGACCAGCCGTATAAGCCGGGAAAAAGTTTTGTGACCTTAATTGACGGCTACATTCTGTCGCCAAATATCAAAGCGGAAAGTGTCCATGTTGTGTCGACCGGATTTCAGTATTCTGACCATAATCCGGTGGTGTTGAAGTTTCAGTTGAAGTAA
- a CDS encoding MerR family transcriptional regulator yields the protein MNIKKAADLFDLSPDTLRYYEKTGIVPPVHRAASGFRDYQTRDLNWIYLVRSLRRAGMGIDALRQFTQLAKKRESNNGSSLKQVDAAQKAILQNQLIELDEKIVELQQTRKILAYKIATYEDHIGKFKNGEWDAENQEKLWER from the coding sequence ATGAATATCAAAAAAGCTGCTGACCTATTTGATTTATCACCAGATACGTTGCGTTATTATGAAAAAACAGGAATTGTGCCGCCTGTTCATCGCGCAGCATCGGGATTTCGTGATTATCAAACGCGCGATTTAAACTGGATCTATTTAGTGAGAAGTCTGCGCCGCGCAGGCATGGGCATTGATGCTCTCAGGCAATTCACGCAGCTTGCTAAAAAGCGCGAGTCAAACAACGGTTCATCACTCAAGCAAGTAGATGCTGCACAGAAGGCAATCTTACAAAATCAACTTATTGAGCTTGACGAGAAAATTGTCGAACTCCAACAAACACGAAAAATTTTGGCTTATAAGATTGCCACTTACGAAGATCACATCGGCAAATTCAAGAACGGTGAATGGGATGCAGAAAATCAAGAAAAGCTATGGGAACGCTAA
- a CDS encoding ATP-binding cassette domain-containing protein, with amino-acid sequence MRKYMNKRSLLVCIILSAFSGLMIPFNTWAYSQIFALVSQKRVVVVIETIGFIIFGMIALSTIDWLYQRYLNKNIADFNQNVRVGLIQSNFIETNEEGVSDRTSFLNNDLDLIENNYIRQAFTLVQSVSTVLFTLVVALRGSVVLTIIFVLFGSVTPFIPKIFKSKIEKKSQSWSSAMGSYVTFMTDLMRNINSVLSYNALSFFLKRGQGVIANGVENRRQRDNVIANSNFAAEALAYTMTYIPIGIGIVMVIKGNVSLAGFVAVQYSSSWIINVFLGIARANSMMNAARPSIAKITSFQPLDPNLFTSAGSTRTSIPFATLAMDEVDFSYHSENSPSILRDVSFQINSGEKVLLTGPSGAGKSTFINILIGQIKPRKGTVQLKETQGDTVAPLPDMFGVVRQSSSIFTDSIRMNLTLGREFTDEQILIALKKAGLSEFVRVNGIDYMVAENGTNLSGGEQKRIELARAFLYNKTFLVIDEGTASLDPKTADEIHMILLNSPLTILEIDHHIDPKMQRLFNRHLNLSDGTIRDVTEG; translated from the coding sequence ATGAGAAAATACATGAATAAGCGGTCACTCTTAGTTTGTATTATATTATCTGCATTTTCAGGCTTGATGATTCCATTCAATACATGGGCCTATTCGCAAATCTTTGCATTGGTGAGCCAAAAGCGGGTAGTGGTGGTAATAGAGACAATTGGCTTCATTATTTTTGGGATGATAGCACTGTCAACGATTGACTGGCTTTATCAACGATATTTGAATAAAAATATTGCAGACTTTAATCAAAACGTCCGTGTGGGGCTTATTCAATCCAACTTTATCGAAACAAATGAGGAAGGGGTCTCTGATCGTACTTCTTTTTTAAACAATGACCTAGATTTGATCGAGAATAACTATATCCGACAAGCTTTTACGTTGGTTCAGTCAGTCTCAACGGTCCTCTTTACACTGGTAGTTGCACTTCGGGGAAGTGTGGTATTGACCATAATCTTCGTCTTATTTGGTAGCGTAACGCCTTTTATTCCTAAAATATTTAAATCTAAGATTGAGAAAAAATCTCAAAGCTGGAGTTCGGCAATGGGGAGTTACGTCACGTTCATGACAGATCTCATGCGTAATATAAACTCTGTCTTAAGTTATAATGCGCTATCCTTTTTCTTAAAGCGCGGTCAGGGCGTTATTGCAAATGGCGTCGAAAACAGACGACAACGAGACAACGTTATTGCAAATAGTAACTTTGCAGCTGAGGCGCTCGCATATACCATGACTTATATTCCTATTGGTATTGGTATAGTTATGGTGATTAAAGGGAATGTTTCTTTGGCCGGTTTTGTGGCTGTCCAGTACTCAAGTAGTTGGATTATTAACGTCTTTCTCGGTATTGCGCGGGCAAATAGCATGATGAACGCAGCACGACCTTCTATTGCAAAAATTACATCTTTTCAACCTCTTGATCCTAATTTGTTCACTTCAGCGGGCAGTACACGGACCTCGATTCCCTTCGCCACCTTAGCCATGGATGAAGTGGATTTTTCATATCATTCAGAAAATAGTCCCAGTATTCTACGTGATGTTTCGTTCCAAATTAACAGTGGCGAAAAGGTGTTACTGACAGGTCCATCTGGTGCTGGAAAATCGACTTTTATCAATATTCTCATTGGTCAAATCAAGCCACGAAAAGGCACAGTGCAACTTAAAGAAACGCAAGGAGACACCGTAGCACCATTACCCGACATGTTTGGCGTGGTGCGTCAAAGCTCAAGTATCTTTACGGATAGCATACGAATGAACTTAACATTGGGAAGAGAATTTACGGATGAACAGATTCTCATAGCACTTAAAAAAGCGGGATTATCTGAATTTGTTCGAGTTAATGGTATTGACTATATGGTTGCGGAAAATGGAACGAACTTATCAGGAGGAGAACAAAAAAGGATCGAATTAGCTCGTGCATTTTTATACAATAAGACATTCTTAGTGATTGACGAAGGTACTGCATCGCTTGATCCTAAGACTGCTGACGAAATTCATATGATTTTGCTAAATAGTCCATTAACGATTTTGGAAATCGATCATCATATTGATCCGAAGATGCAACGATTATTTAACCGCCATTTGAACTTGAGCGATGGAACAATAAGAGATGTGACTGAGGGATAG